A part of Saccharomonospora amisosensis genomic DNA contains:
- a CDS encoding alpha/beta hydrolase: MAIPPQIRIQAGAAQLLYALPRPLRRLIAGRPVHLDGQELALDAQLLLRLQQLSGATLVTDNSVRKSRAALDASRHLVGGKPIQPVATSDVTIPTEHGGLPATLYTPEGLRTGSGLLVFFHGGGWVIGNRASHDNTARFLAKHADVRVLSVEYRLAPEHPFPAAQEDALAAFDFAHAKAADLGVDADRIAVGGDSAGGNLAAVTAQVTTRRGGPAPAFQLLFYPGLDASKRRRSRELFADRFFLTDEHMTWFLDHYAPPGVDRNDPKLSPLLADDLSGLPPAYIATAGFDPLRDEGEEYAARLEEAGAPVALSRQSDLIHGYVNFLGVGTRFTEATAEAAGALRMGLSGTN, translated from the coding sequence ATGGCGATACCGCCGCAGATCCGGATCCAGGCAGGCGCGGCCCAGTTGCTCTACGCACTACCCCGCCCCTTGCGCCGACTGATAGCGGGCAGACCGGTGCACCTCGACGGCCAGGAACTGGCGTTGGACGCCCAACTGCTGCTGCGCCTGCAACAGCTCTCCGGCGCCACCCTGGTCACCGACAACTCGGTGCGGAAGTCACGTGCGGCGCTCGACGCCTCCCGGCACCTTGTGGGCGGCAAGCCGATCCAGCCGGTAGCCACCAGCGACGTCACCATCCCGACCGAGCACGGCGGTCTGCCCGCGACCCTCTATACGCCCGAAGGGCTGCGCACCGGCTCCGGGCTGCTGGTGTTCTTCCACGGCGGAGGCTGGGTCATCGGCAACCGGGCCAGCCACGACAACACCGCCCGCTTCCTTGCCAAGCACGCTGACGTGCGGGTGCTTTCGGTGGAGTACCGGCTGGCGCCGGAGCATCCGTTCCCCGCCGCGCAGGAGGATGCCCTCGCGGCGTTCGACTTCGCACACGCCAAGGCCGCCGATCTGGGTGTCGACGCCGACCGCATCGCCGTCGGCGGCGACAGCGCGGGTGGCAATCTCGCCGCCGTCACCGCGCAGGTCACGACCCGCAGGGGTGGGCCGGCACCGGCGTTCCAGTTGCTGTTCTATCCCGGCCTTGACGCCTCGAAGCGGCGCCGCTCGCGCGAGTTGTTCGCCGACCGCTTCTTCCTCACCGACGAGCACATGACGTGGTTCCTCGACCACTACGCCCCGCCGGGTGTCGATCGAAACGACCCCAAGCTCTCGCCGCTGCTCGCCGACGATCTGAGCGGGCTCCCGCCCGCCTACATCGCGACCGCGGGTTTCGATCCGCTACGCGACGAGGGCGAGGAATACGCGGCCAGGCTGGAGGAAGCCGGAGCACCCGTGGCTCTCAGCAGGCAGTCCGACCTGATTCACGGCTACGTCAACTTCCTCGGCGTGGGAACCCGGTTCACCGAGGCGACCGCCGAAGCGGCGGGTGCGCTTCGCATGGGACTCAGCGGAACTAATTAG
- a CDS encoding NADPH-dependent FMN reductase: MTSTRAIKVLGVGGSLRADSQSERALRIALEGAAEAGARTAAVTGDGLALPFYESAVEDRAPRAIEFVQAVREADGLIVVSPGYHGALSGLVKNALDYVEDLRHDERPYLHGRGVGLIAVAHGWQAAVTTLNQLRTIAHALRGWPTPLGGAVNTAEVKFDEAGGASEDKIVANLRLIGRQVAEFGFGRASG; encoded by the coding sequence GTGACTTCCACACGTGCGATCAAGGTGCTCGGTGTCGGCGGCTCGCTGCGAGCCGACTCGCAGTCGGAGCGAGCGTTGCGGATCGCCCTCGAAGGCGCGGCGGAGGCCGGGGCACGGACGGCCGCGGTCACCGGAGACGGGCTCGCCCTCCCGTTCTACGAGTCGGCCGTCGAGGATCGTGCGCCGCGGGCGATCGAGTTCGTGCAGGCCGTCAGGGAGGCCGACGGCTTGATCGTCGTCTCGCCCGGCTATCACGGCGCGCTGTCCGGGCTGGTCAAGAACGCGCTGGACTATGTCGAGGACCTGCGCCACGACGAGCGGCCATACCTGCACGGACGCGGTGTCGGCCTGATCGCGGTCGCGCACGGTTGGCAGGCCGCGGTTACCACGCTGAACCAGCTGCGCACGATAGCGCACGCGCTGCGCGGCTGGCCGACCCCACTCGGCGGGGCGGTCAATACCGCCGAGGTGAAGTTCGACGAGGCTGGTGGCGCTTCCGAGGACAAGATCGTGGCGAACCTGCGACTGATCGGCCGCCAGGTCGCCGAGTTCGGGTTCGGCCGCGCGAGCGGCTAG